TCCTTCACGGTGCCGCAAGGGGCCTTGGTGGGCGTGATTGGCGCTAATGGGGCAGGCAAAACCAGTTTATTTCGGTTGATTGTGGGGCATGATGCCCCGGATGGCGGTGAGATTGCGGTGGGCGATACCGTGGTGATGGGATACGTTGATCAAACCCGCGCGCACTTGGATGATGAGAAAACGGTGTGGCACGAAATTGCTGACGGACGCGAAGAGGTGGCGCTGGGTAAAAGCACCATGGCCTCTCGGGCCTATGTGTCGCAATTTGGGTTTCGTGGCTCTGACCAGCAAAAACCTGTGGGTGTGTTGTCTGGGGGGGAGCGCAACCGGTTGCATTTGGCCAAGCTTTTGAAAGTGGGTGCGAATGTATTGCTATTAGACGAGCCCACCAATGACCTGGATGTGGACACCTTACGGTCGCTAGAAGAGGCGTTGCTTTCCTTTGCGGGCAGCGCCCTTATTATCAGCCATGATCGCTGGTTCCTAGACCGTTTGGCCACACACATTTTGGCGTTTGAGGGGGAAGGCCGGGTTGTGTTTTTTGAAGGCAACTATGCCGCCTATGAGCAAGACAAGAAAAAGCGCCTAGGCACGGCTGATGTTGTGCCCTTTAAGTATAAGCCGCTTACCAAAAATCCATAAATTTGCGGTGCCACAGGCCTCTTTGAAGTCATAGAGAATCGATGATGCGAGGCAACAAGCGCGCGCGATGGGCAAGAAGCAATCGCCTGCTGCGCACCGTCTTTTTGCAGACGCTCTTCCAAAAACGTGACCTTGCTGTCACTTATTTTCTGCGGAAGCTCTCCAAAGAAATGACCTTGCCGTCACTGTCTTCTTTTTTGGCTTTCTTAGAAAACGTGGTGGCCTTGGCAGACGCATCAGGTTTCGTTTCAGAAGCTGGGGGCGGCGTAAAATGAAGGCCAAAGCGAACCCCTGGGTCCATAAAACTAAGCAGCGCATGAAAGGGCACATACACAGTTTGAGGAATGTCTTGAAAGGTGAGCACCACAGAAAAACCATCTTCATCCACCTTGAGGTCCCAAAACTGGTGCTGCAAAACAATGGTGATTTCTTTGGGGTTGGCTTTTTTGACGGCTTCAGGAAACTGCACCCCAGGATAATTGGTGCGCAAGGAAATATAAAAGTGATGAGGGTCGGGGAGCCCTTTGCTGGCGGCTTCCTCCAACACTTCGCGCACAACGCGCCTTAGCGCCTCTTGAACACGGCTTTCATATTGAAATTCCATACACTCCCTCCTGCGATGGACAAAACCTGTCAACGTTTTTCAACGTGCGCAAACCAATCCATAACCCTTAAGATAAGCTTAACACATCTCTTGCCTGTTGGCTATCCTTCTTTCTGTGGCCAAAGCGCAGGGCGCGCTTTTGGTGGTGATATAACTTTTATCAACAGAGGCATTAACCGATCATATATCAAAAGATAGGTGTGTTTTTGGTATGTTTTGAGGTGGGCGTGAAAAAGGGGGGCTTCTGTTGCCCGGCGCCCCCCAAGCCGCGCTTTTCACAAGACTACTAGGCGGCCCAATTAGGCAGCGGCAGCAGCCAACCCGTTGCTATTAACGGTGTTCAAAGCGAGTGTATTAACATTACTGTTCACACTTATAAAGCGGCCCGATAACGACGGTACCATACCGAGCAAAAACACTGTCTTTACCACGTACGTCGATCCTCAATTCGCCCCCACCTGGAAAAAGCTGTGATGCCCCGCCCAGGTGGAGGCGCCGGGTTCCGCCCCCGGGTCCGCTCCGCTTATTGCACAGCGTGTTTATTGCCATAGCTATAAAAGCACAGTCATGATAACACATAAGGTGAAAAAAACGAAGCCCTTGGGAAGTGTGAGCCACGACGTATGCATAGCCAAGGGTTGATGACAGCTGACCAAACGCCGGCGACTAGGGCGCCGTGACAACCCATAGGGCGCTCTCACATTTGGCTGTTTTCACGCTGTATGTGCTGGAGGTGCTTTTGATAGGCATTAAGATCCTCCAAAGGGTGAGAGGCCACACCCGTATCCATGGCCGCTTGCGCTACGGCAGGGGCTAAGGTGGGCAAAAGCCTTTCATCAAAGGTGTTGGGAAGAATGTTGTCAGGGCCCAAGGTTTCTAGGGCTTTTGCAGGATCCTGGGAAGAGAACGCTGGCTCTGAAAGCACCCGCGTCAATGCATCAGCGCACGCTTTTTTCATGGCAACATTGATTTTTGTGGCACCCACATCAAGGGCACCTCTAAAAATATAGGGAAAACACAACACATTATTGACCTGGTTGGGATAATCCGATCGTCCCGTGGCGATGATGGCATCAGGACGCTCGCGCTTGGCATCTTCTGGCAATATTTCAGGCACTGGATTGGCCAATGCCAGTACAAGGGGTTTGGCGGCCATCAAGCTGAGGTGGCCTGGCAGGAGGAGCCCCCCTTTTGACAGACCCAAAAACACATCCGCCTCTTCCAAACTTTCCTCAAAGGTGCGGGGGGTTTGTTGACACCACTTCTCTTTATAACTGTCAAGAGAGCGGCTTTCGGTTAATAGCCCTTGGCTGTCAAAGACAAAAGTATTTTCCTGTTGCAGGCCATAGTGTTGAAGCAAGTGAAGGCACGCCAAAGCCGCTGCCCCCGCGCCGCTGACTACAAGCTTCATGTCACGGATGTCTTTGCCCACCAAGGTGAGCCCATTTTGAATGGCCGCCACCACCACCACGGCTGTACCGTGCTGATCATCGTGAAAAACAGGAATACCCAAATCTTGAAGCGCTTCTTCCACCAGGAAACAATCAGGCGCCTTGAGATCTTCAAGATTGATGCCGCCAAAGGTGGGAGCCAGGGCGGCAATATGCTCCTTAAGTTTTTGTGGGTTGTTTTCATGAAGCTCAATATCAAAGGCATCAAGATCAGCAAATTTTTTGAATAAAACAGCTTTGCCTTCCATCACAGGTTTGGCGGCTAAAGGG
This genomic stretch from Candidatus Hepatobacter penaei harbors:
- a CDS encoding ClpXP protease specificity-enhancing factor SspB, coding for MEFQYESRVQEALRRVVREVLEEAASKGLPDPHHFYISLRTNYPGVQFPEAVKKANPKEITIVLQHQFWDLKVDEDGFSVVLTFQDIPQTVYVPFHALLSFMDPGVRFGLHFTPPPASETKPDASAKATTFSKKAKKEDSDGKVISLESFRRK